One Ureaplasma urealyticum serovar 8 str. ATCC 27618 genomic window carries:
- the lysS gene encoding lysine--tRNA ligase, with amino-acid sequence MERKFSDQELIRRNHLQELKDQNKNPFLATKVERSMSLKDFAEEYKNFSKEELHNMDLKKVTLAGRLIGVRQTFGIIQDFSTKLQIYIDKKNVDPEVFSTFKSLDIGDIVELQGVAMKTNSDEITLNVTNIKLVAKSLKVLPEKYHGLVDEEIKARQRYLDLIVNDESKNTFIKRSLIIREMRNWLDSQGFFEVETPVLQDILSGAAARPFITHHNTLDKQYYLRIATEIALKKCIVGGFEKVYEIGRIFRNEGMDSTHNPEFTSVELYVAYVDLWYIMQLTEDLIRHIATKLKLLNPTFRGFSVDLNKPFKKAHMVDLINEHVGVNFFEVKSDEQALELAKKHHVKLLDHQKNFGHIVNAFFETFVEEKLIEPTFVYGHPVQVSPLTKKNQEDPRFVDRFELFICQKEFANAYSEINDPIDQYERFVAQLEEAKLGNDEANELDMEFIEALEYGMPPTGGLGIGVDRLVMLLTSNDSIRNVLLFPHMKDKAK; translated from the coding sequence ATGGAAAGAAAATTTAGTGATCAAGAATTAATTCGTCGAAATCATTTGCAAGAATTAAAAGACCAAAACAAAAATCCATTCTTAGCAACAAAAGTTGAAAGAAGTATGTCTTTAAAAGACTTTGCTGAAGAATATAAAAACTTTAGTAAAGAAGAATTACATAATATGGATTTAAAAAAAGTAACGCTTGCTGGTCGTTTAATTGGTGTGCGTCAAACTTTTGGAATTATTCAAGATTTTTCAACAAAATTGCAAATCTATATTGATAAAAAAAATGTTGATCCAGAAGTTTTTTCAACTTTTAAATCATTAGACATTGGTGATATTGTCGAACTACAAGGTGTAGCAATGAAAACAAATAGCGATGAAATTACTTTAAATGTTACAAACATTAAGTTAGTTGCTAAAAGTTTAAAAGTTCTTCCAGAAAAATATCATGGACTAGTTGATGAAGAAATTAAAGCACGTCAGCGTTATTTAGATTTAATTGTAAATGATGAATCAAAAAACACTTTTATAAAGCGATCATTAATTATTCGTGAAATGCGTAATTGATTAGATAGTCAAGGGTTTTTTGAAGTAGAAACACCTGTTTTACAAGATATTTTAAGTGGTGCTGCAGCACGTCCTTTTATTACACATCACAATACTTTAGATAAACAATATTATTTAAGAATTGCTACTGAAATTGCTTTAAAAAAATGTATTGTTGGTGGATTTGAAAAAGTTTATGAAATAGGTAGAATTTTTAGAAACGAAGGAATGGATAGTACTCATAATCCAGAGTTTACTTCAGTCGAATTATATGTTGCCTATGTTGATTTATGATATATTATGCAATTAACTGAAGATTTAATTCGCCATATTGCTACTAAATTAAAATTATTAAATCCTACTTTTAGAGGATTTAGTGTTGATTTAAATAAACCTTTTAAAAAAGCACATATGGTTGATTTAATTAATGAGCATGTTGGTGTTAATTTCTTTGAAGTTAAAAGTGATGAACAAGCACTTGAATTAGCAAAAAAACATCATGTTAAATTATTAGATCATCAAAAAAACTTTGGTCATATTGTTAATGCTTTCTTTGAAACTTTTGTTGAAGAAAAATTAATTGAACCAACATTTGTTTACGGTCATCCAGTACAAGTATCCCCTCTTACTAAAAAAAATCAAGAAGATCCACGTTTTGTTGATCGTTTCGAATTGTTTATTTGCCAAAAAGAATTTGCTAATGCTTATAGCGAAATTAATGATCCAATCGATCAATATGAACGTTTTGTAGCACAATTAGAAGAAGCTAAATTAGGAAATGATGAAGCTAATGAATTAGATATGGAATTTATCGAAGCATTAGAATATGGTATGCCTCCAACAGGTGGATTGGGAATTGGTGTTGATCGTTTAGTAATGTTGTTAACAAGTAATGATAGTATTCGTAACGTTTTATTATTCCCACACATGAAAGATAAAGCAAAATAG
- a CDS encoding hemolysin family protein, translating into MIEDSQQIIDNQTTFSVGVLIILAIITIILICFSAFFSATETAVTSVTTVKWKTESNKIKSKTIINVIYKMINNYTITLATILIGNTLVNTASSTIAGLFFAGIVKSFSTASNAEAIGTGIATGIMTLIVLLFGEFIPKNFAKKNPIKILKLVAYPLNCFYVLFWPLTWLLNRMFNKKSQSVITATEEELKSLVEVIRHEGTLDSQEALIINKAILFDDILINQKMVPWNQVVKISENKTVLESFEIFNSSGFSRLVVINKDDEVVGIIHLKKIIKYLLNEPNTIIKDIMETPLLMNQKDTLYDGLRTMQFQRIHLGIVVDNITEKNPIGIITLENITEELTGNVYDETDNENEIKEIQVVNETTWRVNAKTNAKLFLHQYIDKNIEVDDDINMGKYIAKINKNRAFKNRQLINTPNMYIETFKDVRTNQFAFLIEKKINKL; encoded by the coding sequence ATGATTGAAGATTCCCAACAAATTATTGATAATCAAACAACTTTTAGTGTTGGTGTTTTAATAATATTAGCAATTATTACTATTATTTTAATTTGCTTTTCAGCATTTTTTTCAGCAACTGAAACAGCTGTTACAAGTGTGACAACTGTGAAATGAAAAACTGAAAGTAATAAAATTAAGTCAAAAACAATTATTAATGTAATTTATAAAATGATTAATAACTATACTATTACATTAGCCACTATTTTAATTGGTAATACACTAGTAAATACTGCATCATCAACAATTGCTGGTTTATTTTTTGCAGGTATTGTTAAATCTTTTAGTACAGCGAGTAATGCTGAAGCTATTGGAACAGGGATTGCAACTGGAATTATGACTTTAATTGTTTTATTATTTGGTGAGTTTATACCAAAAAATTTTGCTAAGAAAAATCCAATTAAAATTCTTAAATTAGTTGCTTATCCACTAAATTGTTTTTATGTACTTTTTTGGCCATTAACATGACTTTTAAATAGAATGTTTAATAAGAAATCACAAAGTGTAATTACAGCCACTGAAGAAGAATTAAAATCTTTAGTTGAAGTTATTCGTCACGAAGGAACATTAGATAGTCAAGAAGCTTTAATTATTAACAAAGCAATTTTATTTGATGACATTTTAATTAATCAAAAAATGGTTCCTTGAAATCAAGTTGTTAAAATTAGCGAAAATAAAACAGTGCTTGAAAGTTTTGAAATTTTTAATTCAAGTGGTTTTTCACGTTTGGTGGTCATTAATAAAGATGATGAAGTAGTTGGTATTATTCATTTAAAAAAGATTATTAAATATCTTCTTAACGAACCTAATACAATCATCAAAGACATTATGGAAACACCTTTATTAATGAATCAAAAAGACACTTTATATGATGGTTTAAGAACAATGCAATTTCAAAGAATTCATTTAGGTATTGTTGTTGATAATATCACTGAAAAAAATCCAATAGGAATTATTACATTAGAAAACATTACTGAAGAATTAACAGGTAATGTTTATGATGAAACAGACAACGAAAATGAAATTAAAGAAATTCAAGTTGTTAATGAAACAACATGACGTGTTAATGCTAAAACTAATGCTAAATTATTTTTACATCAATATATTGATAAAAATATTGAAGTTGATGATGATATTAATATGGGCAAATACATTGCTAAAATTAATAAAAATCGTGCTTTTAAAAACCGTCAATTAATTAATACACCTAATATGTATATTGAAACCTTTAAAGATGTAAGAACTAATCAATTTGCTTTTTTAATTGAGAAGAAAATTAATAAATTATAA
- the pepF gene encoding oligoendopeptidase F gives MENKKYEWDLDDLLNNKSLDDLYAEFEAKKAERIKAFATFLDSKENFAQWQVLEEEFTIIANRFYNYVSNNLNTNVVDPKWNSWSQKLSASFYELETALSNYDSVILANEAKIKEYLKDPQLSVYTRKYDEIFRYQPHTLNDEQSKLYSKLARADEGFSTIYSTYTNNDMKFADAIDSKGKKHPINNEAEAFVHLKAKDRALRKSAYLSMYKAYYDSRESITKMLYYNYLSLNQQAKAKNFEDYIAKAAFDDVVDKSLITLIYDQVKLYKEANEDYKKARNAYLKKLIKVSKIEPWDNALPLISKKIDISIEEAKQMSIDSLSILGDEYVSNIKRAFDEKWVSWLPQKGKRGGAYSIGGTKGISKYYILMNYTNSLRDVQTIVHELGHSMHSLYSNRTQKIYSDYKIFYAEIASISNEVYLNYYLLEKYKDDLEMKLMILDEMISGFFATTTRQVIFSNFEWIANELINSGAPFTADVVMKEYQKLEFEYTNKPIVEDLTSIYSLSSVTPLRIPHFYVGNFYVYKYAVGQVAAIISGHRVFTKVEGAKQKVFDFLSSGGSKDPLDTIKLLGVDLTQPQSWQEALEIVKLWIKDYKQTIVLLNKKKSKK, from the coding sequence ATGGAAAATAAAAAATACGAATGAGATCTTGATGATTTATTAAATAACAAATCATTAGACGATTTATACGCTGAATTTGAAGCAAAAAAAGCTGAACGTATTAAAGCTTTTGCAACTTTTTTAGATTCAAAAGAAAATTTTGCTCAATGACAAGTTTTAGAAGAAGAATTTACAATTATTGCTAACCGTTTTTATAATTATGTTTCAAATAATTTAAATACTAACGTTGTTGATCCAAAATGAAATTCTTGATCACAAAAACTATCAGCTTCTTTTTATGAATTAGAAACAGCATTAAGTAATTATGATAGCGTAATTTTAGCAAATGAAGCTAAAATTAAAGAATACTTAAAAGATCCTCAATTAAGTGTATATACACGTAAATATGACGAAATTTTTCGTTATCAACCACATACATTAAATGATGAACAAAGCAAATTGTATTCAAAATTAGCACGTGCTGATGAAGGTTTTTCAACAATTTATTCAACATATACAAACAATGATATGAAATTTGCTGATGCTATTGATTCAAAAGGTAAAAAGCACCCAATTAATAACGAAGCAGAAGCTTTTGTTCATTTAAAAGCTAAAGATCGTGCTTTACGTAAGAGTGCATATTTATCAATGTACAAAGCATACTATGATTCACGTGAATCAATTACAAAAATGTTGTATTACAACTATTTATCATTAAATCAACAAGCAAAAGCAAAAAACTTTGAAGATTATATTGCTAAAGCAGCTTTTGATGATGTTGTAGATAAATCATTAATTACTTTAATTTATGATCAAGTAAAACTTTATAAAGAAGCAAACGAAGATTATAAAAAAGCAAGAAATGCATATTTAAAGAAATTAATTAAAGTTTCAAAAATTGAACCATGAGATAATGCATTACCATTAATTTCTAAAAAAATTGATATTTCAATTGAAGAAGCAAAACAAATGTCAATCGATTCATTATCAATTTTAGGTGATGAATATGTAAGTAATATTAAACGTGCATTTGATGAAAAATGAGTTTCATGATTACCACAAAAAGGTAAACGTGGTGGTGCTTATTCAATTGGTGGTACAAAAGGAATTAGTAAATACTATATTTTAATGAACTATACTAATTCATTACGTGATGTACAAACTATTGTTCATGAATTAGGACACTCAATGCATTCACTATATTCTAATCGTACACAAAAAATTTATAGTGATTACAAGATCTTCTATGCAGAAATTGCATCAATTTCAAATGAAGTATATTTAAACTACTACTTATTAGAGAAATACAAAGATGATCTTGAAATGAAACTAATGATTTTAGATGAAATGATTAGTGGTTTCTTTGCAACTACAACACGTCAAGTAATTTTCTCAAATTTTGAATGAATTGCTAATGAATTAATTAATAGTGGTGCACCATTTACAGCTGATGTTGTTATGAAAGAATATCAAAAATTAGAATTTGAATATACAAACAAACCAATTGTAGAAGATTTAACTTCAATTTATTCATTATCAAGTGTTACACCACTTCGTATTCCACATTTCTATGTAGGTAACTTCTATGTTTATAAATATGCAGTAGGTCAAGTTGCAGCGATTATTTCAGGACATCGTGTTTTCACTAAAGTAGAAGGCGCAAAACAAAAAGTATTTGACTTCTTATCAAGTGGTGGTTCAAAAGATCCATTAGACACAATTAAATTATTAGGTGTTGATTTAACTCAACCACAATCATGACAAGAAGCGTTAGAAATTGTTAAGTTATGAATTAAAGATTACAAACAAACAATTGTTTTATTAAATAAGAAAAAAAGTAAAAAATAA
- a CDS encoding winged helix-turn-helix domain-containing protein, with product MILKIAMDQYKINELIPSEYKLANYFNCGRITIHNAYEVLKVLGIVTTIKGSGYYVYSSIDHFTNKAFANLYEIIDNIKYEQFIIDFEYHGNKFNSITKFSLIKNKKTVAVSYYLTPNIMGLEQFDTNNINISKQLILSGFDDFFNVQTQINYENINLLKSILENENIKFDTPMILNKLTSSSLKVELLVLTHISKEYFSYEETNKLIVN from the coding sequence ATTATTTTAAAAATTGCTATGGATCAATACAAAATCAATGAATTGATTCCTAGTGAATATAAATTAGCAAACTATTTTAATTGTGGAAGAATTACAATTCATAATGCTTATGAAGTTTTAAAAGTATTAGGAATTGTAACCACAATTAAAGGAAGTGGTTATTATGTTTATTCAAGTATTGATCACTTTACTAATAAAGCCTTTGCTAATTTATATGAAATTATTGATAATATTAAATACGAACAATTCATAATTGATTTTGAATATCATGGCAATAAATTTAATTCAATTACTAAATTTAGTTTAATTAAAAATAAAAAAACAGTTGCAGTATCATACTATTTAACGCCAAACATAATGGGCTTAGAACAGTTTGATACTAATAATATTAATATTAGTAAACAACTAATATTATCAGGGTTTGATGATTTTTTTAATGTACAAACCCAAATTAATTATGAAAATATTAATTTATTAAAATCAATTTTAGAAAACGAAAATATTAAATTTGATACTCCAATGATTTTAAATAAATTAACTTCTTCATCACTAAAAGTAGAATTATTAGTTTTAACACACATTAGCAAAGAATACTTTAGCTATGAAGAAACTAATAAATTAATAGTTAATTAA
- a CDS encoding Vmc-like lipoprotein signal peptide domain-containing protein: MHKKTKIYLLGTFGLLSFGISVATIASSCTKTSSTNIQEQIKYDIMPTYTSQADNLLALGITPDYYPQQMYWKKKAPYDYLNPQKSDYQKWFYEKDNFANQFKEKLTSLEKDIKQYGTTWWSFSGNTYGEGVNEEYWNKNKGKLVYYDRYLIDNSHFERAKKSLVAHDGPISNPNTIIPVDFKMSRDFYLTLNKDDILNFKNKPNSLLRKSLLLGLEYKDKEKGELNELYNYSYIANKLQEDYFNGQTFDGINFNNSAFKKRVLEGNDIPIFYTEKNWNNPKSLNSKIYEALKTVVLTKKVRESGLNHLNYNPFSPTIKQDDYITSILQHHPIYEQNMRWDGGTQVYLGTMRDSLLYLYDIAYATTKYAYSEQAQIDFKDNLAKLEPLKKALFNANQIAKNLIERLNKIRAYFQAVGVVDKNYNPDLKQFDNTNSKTLGLLTTSQNSGSSTLQTQSKYGFLYYDLGFKAPKPILKKDEWTELLEDVNGKQLLCHRHGNGQIHCFGGGDSQDGVQVDKNIVGSLFNMDDNGWWWNLGEGSLSASNFAKFNSQFDYLIKISYQNLEDFHSNNLTRPQKELIMSLIKPNYEDPANRVFDDNYELWNDGIKSPIGYNMILDSIIRIINKTIDPQVIKQNEHLLRKANNWGSYWDTFVNSK, translated from the coding sequence ATGCATAAAAAAACAAAAATTTATTTACTAGGAACATTTGGATTGCTTTCTTTTGGAATTAGTGTTGCTACAATTGCTAGTTCATGTACAAAAACATCTTCGACAAATATTCAAGAACAAATTAAATATGACATTATGCCAACTTATACATCACAAGCGGATAATTTATTAGCATTGGGAATTACACCAGATTATTATCCACAACAAATGTATTGAAAGAAAAAAGCTCCATATGATTATTTAAATCCCCAAAAATCTGATTATCAAAAATGATTTTATGAAAAAGATAATTTTGCTAATCAGTTTAAAGAAAAGTTAACTAGTTTAGAAAAAGATATTAAACAATATGGAACAACATGATGAAGTTTTAGTGGTAATACTTATGGTGAAGGTGTAAACGAAGAGTATTGAAATAAAAACAAAGGCAAACTTGTTTATTATGATCGTTATCTAATTGATAATAGCCACTTTGAACGTGCAAAAAAATCATTAGTTGCCCATGATGGTCCAATATCAAATCCTAATACAATAATTCCTGTTGATTTTAAAATGAGCCGCGATTTTTATTTAACTTTAAATAAGGATGACATTCTAAATTTTAAAAATAAGCCTAATTCATTACTGAGAAAAAGTTTATTGTTAGGGTTAGAATATAAAGATAAAGAAAAAGGCGAATTGAACGAATTATATAATTATTCATACATTGCTAATAAATTACAAGAAGACTATTTTAATGGTCAAACTTTTGATGGAATTAATTTTAATAATTCCGCTTTTAAAAAAAGAGTTCTAGAAGGCAATGATATTCCTATTTTTTATACTGAAAAAAATTGAAATAATCCTAAGTCGCTAAATTCAAAAATTTATGAAGCTCTTAAAACAGTTGTATTAACAAAAAAAGTTAGAGAATCTGGCTTAAATCATTTAAATTACAATCCTTTTTCGCCAACAATAAAACAAGATGATTACATTACATCAATTTTACAACATCACCCAATTTATGAACAAAATATGCGATGAGATGGTGGAACTCAAGTTTATTTAGGGACAATGCGCGATTCATTGCTTTATTTATACGATATTGCTTATGCAACAACTAAATATGCATACTCAGAACAAGCACAAATTGATTTTAAAGATAACTTAGCAAAATTAGAACCATTAAAAAAAGCTTTATTCAATGCTAATCAAATTGCTAAAAATTTAATTGAACGTTTAAACAAAATTCGTGCTTATTTTCAAGCAGTAGGTGTTGTTGATAAAAATTATAATCCTGATCTAAAACAATTTGATAACACTAATTCTAAAACTTTAGGATTATTAACGACATCACAAAATAGCGGTTCTTCAACATTACAAACTCAATCTAAATATGGTTTTTTATATTATGATCTAGGGTTTAAAGCGCCAAAGCCAATTTTAAAAAAAGATGAATGAACTGAATTATTAGAAGATGTTAATGGAAAACAATTATTATGTCATAGACATGGTAATGGTCAAATTCATTGTTTTGGTGGTGGTGATAGTCAAGACGGCGTACAAGTTGATAAAAACATTGTTGGATCTCTATTTAATATGGACGATAATGGATGATGATGAAATTTAGGCGAAGGATCATTAAGTGCAAGTAATTTTGCTAAATTTAATTCACAATTTGATTATTTAATTAAAATTAGTTATCAAAATTTAGAAGACTTTCATAGCAACAACTTAACTAGACCACAAAAAGAATTGATCATGTCATTAATTAAACCAAATTATGAAGATCCTGCTAATCGTGTTTTTGATGATAATTATGAATTATGAAATGATGGAATTAAATCGCCTATTGGTTATAATATGATTTTAGATTCTATAATTAGAATTATTAATAAAACAATTGATCCGCAAGTAATTAAACAAAATGAACATTTATTAAGAAAAGCCAATAATTGAGGTTCATATTGAGATACATTTGTTAACTCAAAATAA
- a CDS encoding phosphate acyltransferase: protein MLNVVNKLKIKLENLTKKPLKVLFIEQSLEIDKAKQILSQNSLINIVDLASFKTPEIINECENIWYELRKSKGESQKDAQLAISNDLNFAVCLSYLKKIDILIVGANLSSKTCFSSILKILKNPNGSIACSTMAMASEQELIFMSDCALNLTLNKDQMIDVAKHSYTIAKKYFEVLNNHAAYISYLSQNDVLYQNNDFDFIGPMQFDAVVDLRVRNKKIINSHQNHINHYVFDNISIANTIFKIYQTKLHYLTIGSYISNILTKVSVISRSASVDEIVATTYLLCVAFLVDLF from the coding sequence ATGTTAAATGTTGTAAATAAGTTAAAAATTAAATTAGAAAATCTAACAAAAAAGCCTTTAAAAGTTTTATTTATTGAACAAAGTTTAGAAATTGATAAAGCAAAACAAATATTAAGTCAAAATTCTTTGATTAATATCGTTGATTTAGCATCTTTTAAAACACCAGAAATTATTAACGAATGCGAAAACATTTGGTACGAATTACGAAAATCTAAGGGAGAAAGTCAAAAAGATGCCCAACTAGCAATTAGTAATGATTTAAATTTTGCTGTTTGTTTGAGTTATTTAAAGAAAATTGATATTTTAATTGTTGGTGCTAATCTATCTTCAAAAACTTGTTTTAGTAGTATTTTAAAAATCTTAAAAAATCCTAATGGCTCAATAGCATGTAGCACAATGGCGATGGCTAGTGAACAAGAATTAATTTTTATGAGTGATTGTGCTTTAAATTTAACTTTGAATAAAGATCAAATGATTGATGTAGCAAAACATTCATACACAATTGCTAAAAAATATTTTGAAGTTTTAAATAATCATGCAGCATATATTAGTTATTTAAGTCAAAATGATGTCTTATATCAAAATAATGATTTTGATTTTATTGGACCAATGCAATTTGACGCTGTAGTTGATTTAAGAGTAAGAAATAAAAAAATAATTAATTCACATCAAAATCATATTAATCATTATGTTTTTGATAATATAAGCATTGCTAATACAATTTTTAAAATTTATCAAACTAAATTACATTATTTAACAATAGGTTCATATATTAGCAATATCTTAACAAAAGTTAGTGTTATTAGTCGTTCAGCAAGTGTTGATGAAATTGTTGCAACAACTTATTTGTTATGTGTTGCCTTCTTAGTTGATTTATTTTAA
- a CDS encoding iron ABC transporter permease yields MKINYKTKLKQHHFYLIKNLNYKQFAIIKMAGLIAIALCFIFLTLAIYYDATNGFDVSINQFNFNIRGPKTLMAFFSGGAIAVAGLLLQKVTRNHLADTSVLGIGSLNIILMTFYFILIKDKTSSYLNPEMRILPLIMFLSSILGTSIVYTLSKLGKANNEKFIIIGIALNFLFEAVSVVLINPANNSLFSNQDKNLMIAFENIKNYTLGIIPNSQYIDLSLVISCSILITLTLIPIWFLRKKIDLYETSAALASTTGINVERLKISIYFLVALLAGLEIVLVGYVALLGVIGASVARQLFGNKTGITMFAAFLIGAILVCFALLISVNFNTQVPVGFLSTTIITPYFMYLIVRGK; encoded by the coding sequence ATGAAAATTAATTACAAAACAAAACTCAAACAACATCATTTTTATTTAATTAAAAACCTTAATTATAAACAATTTGCAATTATTAAAATGGCAGGGCTAATTGCTATTGCCCTTTGTTTTATTTTTTTGACATTAGCAATTTATTATGATGCTACTAATGGGTTTGATGTATCAATTAATCAATTTAATTTTAATATTCGTGGTCCCAAAACGTTAATGGCATTTTTCTCTGGAGGCGCTATTGCTGTAGCTGGACTATTATTACAAAAAGTTACACGTAATCATTTAGCAGACACTTCTGTTTTAGGAATTGGATCATTAAATATTATTTTAATGACTTTTTATTTTATTCTTATAAAAGATAAAACAAGCAGTTATTTAAATCCTGAAATGCGTATCTTACCATTAATTATGTTTTTATCATCAATTCTTGGAACAAGCATTGTTTATACTCTATCAAAACTAGGAAAGGCAAATAATGAAAAATTTATCATTATAGGAATCGCCTTAAACTTCTTATTTGAAGCAGTTTCTGTAGTTTTGATTAATCCTGCTAACAATTCGTTATTTTCAAATCAAGATAAGAATTTAATGATTGCTTTTGAAAACATTAAAAACTACACTTTAGGAATAATTCCTAATTCTCAATACATTGACTTATCATTAGTAATTTCATGTTCAATTTTAATTACATTAACATTAATTCCAATTTGATTTTTGCGTAAAAAAATTGATTTATATGAAACAAGCGCTGCTTTAGCATCAACAACAGGAATTAATGTTGAACGTTTAAAAATTAGTATTTATTTCCTTGTGGCCTTATTGGCAGGTTTAGAAATTGTTTTAGTTGGCTATGTCGCTTTATTAGGTGTTATTGGAGCAAGTGTTGCTCGCCAATTATTTGGCAACAAAACAGGAATTACAATGTTTGCTGCTTTTTTAATTGGAGCTATTTTAGTTTGTTTCGCCTTATTAATTTCAGTCAATTTTAATACGCAAGTTCCAGTTGGCTTTTTATCAACAACAATTATCACGCCTTATTTTATGTATTTAATTGTGAGAGGTAAATAA
- a CDS encoding MPN555 family protein chaperone, with translation MNFKSTIINKKPIDWKHTIVLEELSVDPKALEMHKERINTVFAKQTEEQRAQQLHNIIVRENLFNKAMTYLADFYEIDVNEEDVKDLAPRIKQAFGVEDEKLAYEISQKIIAKALIFQDLQKEFNIEIKDDELTKILESYYEETNLSIRDFKENKAQWEAAKSTLLEEKTTAFIVDKFDRDLSILEANIRKKIAEQMELDKKIKEVQDNSKAKQNADK, from the coding sequence ATGAATTTTAAAAGTACTATCATTAATAAAAAACCAATTGATTGAAAACATACAATTGTGTTAGAAGAATTAAGTGTTGATCCTAAAGCATTAGAAATGCACAAAGAAAGAATTAACACTGTTTTTGCAAAACAAACTGAAGAACAACGTGCTCAACAATTACATAACATTATTGTTCGTGAAAATTTATTTAACAAAGCAATGACATATCTTGCTGATTTTTATGAAATTGATGTTAACGAAGAAGACGTTAAAGATTTAGCACCAAGAATCAAACAAGCATTTGGTGTTGAAGATGAAAAACTAGCTTATGAAATTTCACAAAAAATTATTGCTAAAGCATTAATTTTTCAAGATTTACAAAAAGAATTTAATATTGAAATTAAAGATGATGAATTAACTAAAATTCTTGAATCATACTACGAAGAAACAAATTTATCAATTCGTGATTTTAAAGAAAACAAAGCACAATGAGAAGCTGCAAAATCAACATTATTAGAAGAAAAAACAACAGCGTTTATTGTTGATAAATTCGATCGTGATTTATCAATTCTTGAAGCTAATATTCGTAAGAAAATAGCTGAACAAATGGAACTTGATAAAAAAATAAAGGAAGTACAAGACAATAGTAAAGCAAAACAAAACGCTGACAAATAA
- a CDS encoding ABC transporter ATP-binding protein, which produces MFKIFSKYFCNHQLDRDRIIKESNDYALVVDNLSYKYHKKLPDVLKNLTLDIKKNSFTTILGPNGCGKSTTAKAIVKLLKLKKGNIKVFDKNISELSFKQLAQLISYIPQSIEIPQGTRVIDFITFGRNPYLGISGILGKDDKAVIDLVINEMQLHDLKEKFMQELSGGQRQKVVLALCLVQDTPIILLDEPTTYLDIKNQYELLESLKKLQILRQKTIIAILHDINQAIQYSDEVFVLKDGQIYANGNPNEIITKTLLKDVYNIDAQIDIVDDQKIVHNIKVKDYLSNNK; this is translated from the coding sequence ATGTTTAAAATTTTCAGTAAATATTTTTGTAATCATCAATTAGATCGAGATCGAATTATTAAAGAAAGCAATGATTATGCTTTAGTTGTTGATAATTTATCTTATAAGTATCATAAAAAATTACCTGATGTTTTAAAAAATTTAACATTAGATATCAAAAAAAATTCTTTTACTACAATTTTAGGTCCCAATGGGTGTGGAAAATCAACAACTGCAAAAGCAATTGTTAAATTATTAAAATTAAAAAAAGGTAATATAAAAGTTTTTGATAAAAATATTAGTGAATTAAGTTTTAAACAACTAGCTCAATTAATTTCTTATATTCCTCAAAGTATTGAAATTCCCCAAGGCACACGTGTTATTGATTTTATTACTTTTGGTCGTAATCCATATTTAGGAATTAGTGGGATTTTAGGAAAAGATGATAAAGCAGTTATTGATTTAGTAATTAACGAAATGCAATTACATGATTTAAAAGAAAAATTTATGCAAGAACTATCTGGTGGTCAAAGACAAAAAGTTGTTTTAGCATTATGTTTAGTACAAGATACACCAATTATTTTGTTAGATGAACCAACAACATATTTAGACATTAAAAACCAATATGAATTGCTTGAATCATTAAAGAAATTACAAATTCTACGTCAAAAAACAATTATTGCAATTTTACATGATATTAATCAAGCAATTCAATATAGTGATGAAGTTTTTGTATTAAAAGATGGTCAAATTTATGCTAATGGCAATCCCAATGAAATCATCACTAAAACTTTATTAAAAGATGTTTATAATATTGATGCTCAAATTGATATTGTTGATGATCAAAAAATTGTTCATAACATTAAAGTTAAAGATTATTTATCAAATAATAAATAA